In Brassica napus cultivar Da-Ae chromosome C2, Da-Ae, whole genome shotgun sequence, the sequence agaacgaaaataatttgaagaagacatattttttatgaatcaaattcgtgtgtaaatagagtaagagggaggatgaagatatggagtgaatgaagaggaagaggagtgcttgtatttatagtttaaatcctgccgacagaccgaggaaattccaacggaattccgacggaaaaggctagttcgtcggaatttcctcggaattttgtaaaatcctccaacggctctccaacggctataatatttcctcggaattcatcggttttttccgaggaacccatttttcctcggaatttcctcggaatattccgacggattgatatttcctcggaattccgtcggtatattccgaggaaattccgaggaaacccaattttgtgtttcctcggaatttcctcggaatttcctcggaaattcctcgggatattccgaggatttcattttccgtcggaatgtccgtcagaataccgctgttttcttgtagtgagatcTTAAATTACCATATTCACAAAGTTTAATATTCACGTCaagatattgtttttgtctACTTCTCActcttttcaaaattttatttcatgatcacttgttttgaagactttaaataattgaaacattttcgtttttgaaatttgtatttgaaaatataacatttaccTAATGtgtatataactttttttaaaggTGATGCAGATTTAAAGCGATAAGATTTGCAAATAAAGTTTAAATGTGATTTTCATAATGATTTGagattttaattgttatttttaagtttttctatACATTATGactatttaaacattttatttgacATATGCatattatttctaaaatatcattaaatttagtttaatctAACTGAACCTGATCGAACCCGGTTCAAACCCGGTCGAACCACAATGACCCATGACCCAAAAAATTTCCGGTTCGCTagccggtccggttttaaaaccactggtagcaacttgattgtgtctcttcttggatatcaaattcgttggtgctttacaagctggtttatatatgacttagtcattctttttcgggtcagcaaatgtctttggcatttgattagctagctttgtataatctttggacgtctatttcacattctttagtccgatgatcttgccaagacattgatggttgattccattctattttttttttaccattcttttaccagctttatttgTTTGTTGTAGTGATGGGAATCTCGACGGAGTTTCCTTAACTGGTAGTAGGCTCCATGCCTCGTGTGTGGAGAGTCTCGTGTGTGATGAGGACGTTATCCGAGATAGCTCAGCCTGAAACAAACGCCGACTGGGTCGTCGAAATAAGATCAGGGAGCAGGGGCTTAAGTCTCCGTGTGAGGATCTTGGCGATAATCTTGTAATGGGTATTACAAAGAGCAATGGGTCGGTAATCAGCCACCTTCCGGGGTCCCGAAACTTTTGGGATCAGTCTCACGTGAGTCTCGTTTTGCTGAGGATGGAGGAAGCCCGTGACGAAGAAGCTTCTCACATCTTCTATCACATCTTTCCCCACAATGTGCCAATAGGAATGGTGGAATTTTGCTGAGAAACTGTCCAGACATGGGTCTTTCCCTCCGTTAATTGATCTAGCAGCCTCTGTAATCTCTGAATCCGAGGGAATCTCAGTTAGCCGGTTATTCATCTCTGGAGTAATCTTATTAACAAGACATTCTTGGACGAGTGAGAAATCAGAGTTTTCGTTTGTTGTGAACATGTCTCCGTAGAAATCAGAGATGACTTCAGCGATTTGAGCTTCTTCAAAAAACGCAACACCAAGATCATTTTCTATGACAGAGAGATTATTAAGCGCTCGTCTCTTTCTTGTGGCCGCATGGAAGAAACCTGTGTTCATGTCCCCCTTCTTAAGCCATATAATACGACTTTGTTGCAACCAAAAGTTATCCTCCTCTCGGTAAGCCGCAAGTAATGTAGTAGTAAGAGCCTCAATACGAGGAATGTCAGCTACATGCAGAGATAAAGCTGCCTCTAGGTCCCGCTGGGTAGCGGTGATAATGAGGTTGCTCTTTGTGTTCTGCTCCTTTGCCCATTTGATAATATTGCACCGTACTGAGTTGAGTTTATTAATCACAGATTCGAGGGGATTGTGATTCCAAGCAGCATCGACAAGCTTTGTAACGTCCTCTTTTTCAGTATAGGATCGGTTAAACCTGAATACACCTTTGCGTTTTTGATCCGTTGAGTTGAAGTAAGTAACTACCGGGCGGTGATCCGATCCTTCATTTATGAGATAGCAGCTACGTCCCATTGGAAAGGCTTCCGACCAAGAGCAGTTCACTAAGGAGCGATTGAGTCTGACTTGATATGATGAGTATAGCGGACACCCCTCCACGATAGATGATTGCCCGAATGCTTGAGGTTCCAAAGTTCATGTTGTGCGACAAAGGAGCGGAAAGCTGTGAAAGAGCATTCCCATCTCTCTGGTCCCCCTTCCTTTTCCGTGTTGTCTAAGATATCGTTAAAATCACCGGTGAGCAACCAGGAGTCTTCTCTTCCCGTTCCAACTCTTGAAAGAGTATTCCAAAACTCTGTTCGATTACCCGCAACCGGTTCGCCATAAACAAATGTGATTAAGGAGGAGGATCCCTTGAAGATCACTTTAGAATCAATGAAGTCTGCGCATGATTCTAGTATTGTAATCTCCACTCCTTCCTTCCATAAAAGAGTAAGCCCTCCACTTAATCCTGTGGGTGGGACTGAGAAGTAATTGGGGTAGTTTAGTGCTTCCAGCTTCGATTTGATGAAATTATCGGAGTTCTTTGTCTCCATGAGAAACATGATATCCGGTGAAAGAGTACGATGTAATTCCTTCACCCTACGAATTGTCAGGGGGTTTCCCAAACCCTGACAATTTCAGCTCACAACGACTAAAAAAGAGGAGGAAGGTGGGACCGAAAATCCGTCCCATCCTTTGTAGTTGCCGGTATATTCACCGTATTGGGGTCATTCGAGCGCTGTCTCTGGCGACTCGAGCCTGCTCCTGCGAACTCTGTTTCATAGCGTGCAAGCACCAGCCTTCGTCGAGGTGGGTTCTTTAACCTTGGCTCATTACTCTTCGGTAGGGAGAGCACTTGTAGTGGGTTCCTTAGTACGCGTTTAGAGGTTTTAGAAACCTTCCTCTTACCCGTCTTCTTACTAAGAGCCGCAACAGTAGTGGATTTCGCTTTGTTCTTGCTGCTTGAGGCAGAAGTGACTCCTAAGCACTGAGACGCTGAGAGTCGGGATCGAACTGGGATGGGTGGGAGGGGAGCAGCGAGTGGTTCCACGGTTTCAGGCTCGTTTTCGATAACTTCCTCCTCAAGGAACATATGTGTATCACCTCCAGAGAGTCGCTCCCTAGCAGGAACTCTTTCATTGCTCTGTCCCGCGAGGCAATTGCGGGCAGGAATTCACTCTCTCGAGCTTGAGTGTCCTCCACTGGGTTCGGGTTAACAGGATATATCATTTGTCCATCCGCAATTGAGCCCCCAGATCCCCTCCTGATTGACCTCGTGATACAGAGGCTTCAGGAGTACGCATTATCTCATCGTTCTGTCTACGATGGGTTGTGGTCTCTATAAGGGGTCTGTTTAAATGGTGCGACACATGCCCCACAGGGGGAAAACGAGAATCTCTATCAACAGAGTAATGGTGATGATCATCACGACCAGTTTGGTTCTGACGTTTGGCCACAAATTGTTGAGGCTCAGGTCTTCTGTAGCCTCGTCTGTCATTGTTTTTCTGCTTTTCCGCCTCTATTCATTGGAGAGCATACGCTTGAGTGATACCAAGTATTCTGTCTTTTGGAGTTCTTGCACCCCTAGGGCGGGATGGGCAGTTTTCCTCCTCATGGAGTAAGGAGAAACAAGTAAAGCAGTGTTTTTCTATCTTGAGATACTAAAATTCCACCTCAGTTACTTCTTCAGAGGGGAGAAGAATTTCCATTTTCATTTCCAAAGGAAGGGGGCGATTCGCCTCCACTCGAAACTTGGCTTCTTTCACATTCTTGCTTGAGACATGTCCAAGCTGGTCGCTGATAGTTTCAACAGCTTTCTCATCCCAGTAATGGAGGGGGATCCTGTGGATTTTCACCCAGAAAGAGATTGAGAGGGGAAATTCTCAGATACCACTGGTTCCCATCGTTGCATTATGAGCATCCATCGTTTGTAGTGGTACGGTCCGTTGTCAAGAACAGTCTGCAGCTCACGTTATGTTTCGAAACGGAACTGGAATTTTTCGAGTCCCAGTTCTCGACCCACCACACGTCCTTCCAAGTTCCATACTTGAGGGAGAAAATCGATAACAGCACGTGGTCTttggaatttagggtttttAATTCTTCCTATGATAGTGAGCTTGTTTTCAGCTATTAGTCCTGTCGGGTCACTGGCTGGAATACGGACAGGAGCACAGCGAGAGGGTGGAGGCGGAGAAGAGGTGTCAGCGGTCCATTTCTTCTTGTCCGAACAAGAGTAACGGCGAGCCATCGAGGTAGTACCGTAGAAGAAATTTTAGTAGTGAAAGGTAGTAATAAGCCCCAGAGCAGAAAGTTCCTTGAGATTAAGTTGAGATCTCAACTTTTAGGGTTAGTAAATGCAACTATGAGAGAAGAAAACTCCTGTGATAAATGCACCAGAGAGTTGTTGGAAGTAGTAATACCAGGAGGTTATAACAAACCAAGATTAAAGTCGCCAGGTATCATTTCTCAGCCATAAGGAGCAGATCTGATAGTTGAGGCCTTGAGGTCATTGAAGGAAAGGACAAGTTGGAACCGGCACATGACGATCCTGGCTGATCCTCCGACGGTATCGGGGGCTGAACCCGGCGGAGCTATGAACAGAGGCGGCCTGGTTATCGGAAGCTGTCTTCGGACCGTTGGATAATGCCTAAAAaggttaatttttgaaaatttgcaGAGTTTAACAGGGGATAAAGGCCGGCAAAAGGAAAGAACCGAGAGGTAAAAGGTAACTTTCGAAAAGATACTGTGTGTAAAgacttttctctgaaaccgtgtCTGGGAGAGTTTTTTCGCGAGTgaggattgtttttttttaccaagtCAAGGTAATAAAGGATTATACTGGAATATAATAGCACTTTAGAACATAGTCTCTAAATCTATGGTGGTCTAGTGGTTTGAGACACATGCACCTTCGCAGGATTGAAACTCTCTAAATATATGGTAATCTAATGGTTTGAGACACATGCACCTTGGCAAGATTGAAACCATTGTATTTCTTTAACTTAGTAAATGTCATGATTAAAGATTAGCACTTAATTTGAATGATTAGCCACTGACTATAAGTCTATATCAGTACTTATTGTATGTATCAGTTTATTCTCACAAAATAAACATACTATATTCTCACAAAGTAAAAAATACTTTTGTGATTACTGCCTCAAAGTTCTTTATATGTTTATCTATTTAAGGTCACATAAATACAATATTCTATTCTTTGTTTTTTGGAGGAAATATAGCTTCTTTAGCCTCTGCTGCTTTATCTCCAACGTACTTGGCCGTTTTCTTGCGCATATCCGTCGCCGAATCTTTGGCTTCACCAGCTTTTTCAACAATGAAATCTTTAGCCTTTTCAGTCATTAAAACAGTTTCTTCCT encodes:
- the LOC106355041 gene encoding uncharacterized protein LOC106355041; its protein translation is MARRYSCSDKKKWTADTSSPPPPSRCAPVRIPASDPTGLIAENKLTIIGRIKNPKFQRPRAVIDFLPQVWNLEGRVVGRELGLEKFQIPLHYWDEKAVETISDQLGHVSSKNVKEAKFRVEANRPLPLEMKMEILLPSEEVTEVEF